One Haloarchaeobius amylolyticus genomic window, GAAGAACGGCTTCGAGTTCTCGGGCTCCTCGTCCGGGAGGGTGATGAGGTTCTCGCGGCCGACGCTGATCTTCCGGACCTCGCCCTCGCTCTCCATCTTCGAGAGGAGGCGACTCACCTTCGACTTCGACCAGTCCGTCTGCTCGATGATCTCCTTCTGCTGGAGCCGCCCGCCGTTCTCGCGGAGGATCTGGCGGACGCGCTCCTCGTCGGTCAACACGGGGGTACTGGGCGGTTCCGGGCCGACCTGCTCGGACTCCTGCGGGGGTGCCATGCGGTCCTCGACCTGTCCGGTCTCCACGCCCGTCTCGGGCTGGTCGTCCTCGTCGCCGAGGTACTGGGACGCGACCGCGCGGGCCGACGCGGAGTCGACCCGGCCGGTGTAGACCAGCCGGCCGGCGACGAGGATCGCCACGAGGAGCACGACGTAGAGCAGCGGCGAGACGACGCTGGTCGGGTCCGTCCCGAGATTCGCCTCCGTCTCGTCGCTCAGGAGGTCGCCGTCGGTATCGGCGACGGTCGGGTCGGTGCCGAGGGCCTTCTCGCGCGCGTCGTCGAGCCCGTCACCGTCGGTGTCGGCGACGGTCGGATCGCTCTTCCACTTGAACTCCTGGAGGTCGGTGAGGCCGTCCCCGTCGGTATCTGCCTTCTTGGGGTTCGTCCCGAGGTCGAGTTCCGCGGGGTCCGTGAGACCGTCGCCGTCGGTGTCGGCGTCGGTCGCGTTCAGGCCGTTCTCGAGCTCGAACCCGTCGGTGAGGTTGTCACCGTCGGTATCGGGGTTGGTGGGGTCGGTGCCGACCGATATCTCCCGGGCGTCGCGGGCCTTGTCGCCGTCGGTGTCGGGGTCGGTCGGGTCGGTCCCGTACTCGTTCACCTCCGGGCCGTCCTCGAGGGTGTCGCCGTCGGTGTCCACGGCGGTGAGGTTCGTGCCGTGTTTCAACTCGGCGGTGTTGGAGAGGCTGTCGCCGTCGACGTCACCGTCTTTCGTGATGACGAACACCTGGACCGAGGTGTCGTCGAAGACCGTGGAGCCGTTGCCGACCGTGACCGTCACCTCCTGCTTGCCCGTCCCGTTGAACGGCCACGACTTGGACGAGAGGGTCACGGTCGAGGTGTTCCCGGAGATCGTCGTCTGGGCACACGGGCCGGTGGTGGTACTCCCTCCGGTGCTCGAGGTGTTCGACTGCGACCCGGTCTTCCGGAGGCAGACGGACAGCGGCTCGTCGGAGACGTTCCCGCCCGGGGACGTGAGCTGGACCGTGACCGTCTG contains:
- a CDS encoding DUF7343 domain-containing protein translates to MNGRTIRCWLLVSLVLVGTAAVSPAQAAPSRANQTSIENVGISGPAVVDYNGSGDRVFLWQQANQTVTVQLTSPGGNVSDEPLSVCLRKTGSQSNTSSTGGSTTTGPCAQTTISGNTSTVTLSSKSWPFNGTGKQEVTVTVGNGSTVFDDTSVQVFVITKDGDVDGDSLSNTAELKHGTNLTAVDTDGDTLEDGPEVNEYGTDPTDPDTDGDKARDAREISVGTDPTNPDTDGDNLTDGFELENGLNATDADTDGDGLTDPAELDLGTNPKKADTDGDGLTDLQEFKWKSDPTVADTDGDGLDDAREKALGTDPTVADTDGDLLSDETEANLGTDPTSVVSPLLYVVLLVAILVAGRLVYTGRVDSASARAVASQYLGDEDDQPETGVETGQVEDRMAPPQESEQVGPEPPSTPVLTDEERVRQILRENGGRLQQKEIIEQTDWSKSKVSRLLSKMESEGEVRKISVGRENLITLPDEEPENSKPFF